One Hordeum vulgare subsp. vulgare chromosome 4H, MorexV3_pseudomolecules_assembly, whole genome shotgun sequence DNA window includes the following coding sequences:
- the LOC123450752 gene encoding uncharacterized protein LOC123450752 — MYKGVVLRDGAGRATDHRNNRSNMRTGPARRAHPPPFQIAAATSPRSQPTTSSPIPTTPATSSAPAPPSTSNLRSATRRSRPHPYLLLLLVFLGGRPEIQPQISLCSSQIFTEHRPCRPTDRSREDLQAATQALFDGFGAPGMHAAATQLLFGQAGSMPPPAAQGGVTAAAPPRQRQRAIFHPQSAGQNTRGAKHETERLSSPLLSSPLNRGSTTSCALRARLRPSAPPSSSSMR; from the exons ATGTACAAAGGCGTCGTGCTGCGAGATGGGGCAGGCAGAGCAACGGACCATAGGAACAACAGGAGCAACATGCGGACGGGGCCTGCAAGGAGAG CCCATCCTCCTCCCTTCCAGATCGCAGCCGCCACCTCCCCCAGATCGCAGCCGACGACCTCCTCTCCTATCCCCACCACACCGGCGACCTCTTCTGCTCCAGCCCCACCGTCGACATCCAACCTCCGCTCTGCAACCCGCCGCAGTCGCCCCCACCCctatcttctccttctccttgtcttcCTAGGAGGAAGACCCGAGATCCAACCCCAAATCTCCCTCTGCAGCTCCCAAATCTTCACCGAGCATCGACCATGCCGGCCTACTGACCGATCGCGGGAGGACCTGCAGGCGGCTACACAGGCTTTgttcgacgggttcggggcccccGGAATGCATGCCGCCGCCACGCAGCTGCTGTTCGGGCAG GCCGGCTCAATGCCACCTCCAGCGGCGCAGGGCGGGGTGACGGCGGCCGCGCCaccgcggcagcggcagcgggcgaTTTTCCACCCACAATCCGCGGGCCAAAACACCCGGGGAGCGAAGCACGAAACCGAGAGGctctcctcccctctcctctcctctcctctcaacCGCGGATCTACCACCAGTTGCGCACTCCGCGCGAGGCTCCGGCCTTCCGCTCCTCCAAGCTCTTCCAGCATGAG GTGA